Proteins encoded together in one Candidatus Xianfuyuplasma coldseepsis window:
- the acpP gene encoding acyl carrier protein, whose translation MVFEKLQEIIVSELGVDKEDVTLEADLNDDLGADSLDAVELIMAIEDEFDLSVSDEVAQGLKNVQQIVDYIESQK comes from the coding sequence ATGGTTTTTGAAAAATTACAAGAAATTATCGTAAGTGAGTTAGGTGTAGACAAGGAAGATGTAACATTAGAAGCAGACTTGAATGACGATTTAGGAGCGGATTCATTAGATGCTGTAGAGTTGATTATGGCAATTGAAGATGAATTTGATTTAAGCGTATCCGATGAAGTTGCTCAAGGATTAAAAAACGTACAACAAATAGTTGATTATATCGAAAGTCAAAAGTAA
- the atpD gene encoding F0F1 ATP synthase subunit beta — MNKGKIVQVMGPVVDVQFDDKLPEINHALTIHVDPKDNNGVGIHLTLEVSLHLGNNVVRTIAMDGTDGVVRGMDVVDTNAPITVPVGTKTLGRIFNVLGEEIDGKEALGKDVPRNPIHRPAPKLEDISSEVEILETGIKVVDLLAPYIKGGKIGLFGGAGVGKTVLIQELINNIAQEHGGISVFAGVGERTREGNDLYHEMTESGVIEKTAMVFGQMNEPPGARMRVGLTGLTLAEHFRDEEHQDVLFFIDNIFRFTQAGSEVSAMLGRMPSAVGYQPTLATEMGKLQERITTTKEGSITSIQAVYVPADDYTDPAPATTFTHLDATTNLSRKISEEGIYPAVDPLASTSRALAPEIVGEEHYEVAREVQRTIQRYNELLDIIAILGMDELSEDDKLVVHRARRIRLFLSQNFHVAEQFTGQPGTYVPVEQTVKGFKEILEGKYDDLPEDAFRLVGSIEDVIKKAESMK, encoded by the coding sequence TGTCGACCCAAAAGATAATAACGGTGTTGGGATTCATTTAACCTTAGAAGTCTCACTGCACCTAGGAAACAACGTTGTTCGTACGATTGCAATGGATGGTACGGATGGAGTTGTTCGCGGTATGGACGTTGTCGATACAAATGCACCGATTACGGTTCCAGTTGGAACGAAAACCTTAGGTCGTATTTTTAACGTCTTAGGGGAGGAAATTGATGGAAAAGAAGCGTTGGGTAAAGACGTACCACGTAATCCCATTCATCGTCCTGCACCCAAATTGGAAGACATCAGTAGTGAAGTAGAAATTCTCGAAACTGGAATCAAAGTCGTCGATTTATTGGCCCCGTATATTAAAGGTGGTAAAATCGGTCTCTTTGGTGGTGCTGGTGTTGGGAAAACGGTATTAATCCAAGAGTTAATCAACAACATTGCCCAAGAACACGGAGGAATCTCCGTATTTGCTGGTGTTGGTGAACGGACTCGTGAAGGGAATGACTTATATCATGAAATGACCGAAAGTGGCGTTATTGAAAAAACAGCCATGGTCTTCGGTCAGATGAATGAACCACCGGGAGCACGGATGCGTGTCGGGTTAACCGGATTAACCTTGGCGGAACACTTCCGTGACGAAGAACATCAAGACGTATTGTTCTTCATTGACAACATCTTCCGTTTTACTCAAGCGGGTAGTGAAGTATCCGCGATGTTGGGGCGAATGCCTTCAGCAGTTGGATATCAACCCACGTTGGCAACAGAAATGGGAAAATTGCAGGAACGGATTACAACGACAAAAGAAGGTTCAATCACCTCGATTCAAGCCGTCTATGTACCTGCCGATGACTATACTGATCCAGCGCCTGCGACAACGTTTACCCACTTGGATGCCACAACAAACCTAAGTCGAAAGATTTCCGAAGAGGGAATTTATCCTGCGGTGGATCCGCTTGCATCGACCTCTCGAGCATTGGCTCCGGAGATTGTTGGTGAGGAACATTATGAAGTAGCACGAGAAGTGCAACGGACGATACAGCGCTATAATGAACTTCTAGATATTATCGCGATCCTCGGGATGGATGAATTGAGTGAAGATGATAAGTTAGTTGTTCATCGGGCACGTCGTATCCGCTTGTTCTTAAGTCAAAACTTCCACGTTGCCGAACAGTTCACTGGACAGCCAGGAACGTATGTGCCAGTAGAACAAACAGTAAAAGGATTTAAAGAGATCTTAGAAGGTAAATACGATGACCTACCAGAAGATGCCTTCCGTTTAGTTGGTAGCATTGAGGATGTCATTAAAAAAGCCGAATCGATGAAGTAG
- the accB gene encoding acetyl-CoA carboxylase biotin carboxyl carrier protein, whose product MDLRQIKNIIKEFEDSKIDKLEISDKDFSIKLEKNKTQTIFSSSPSVSDNGVATPPVATPSEQVQPEVEENTNVLVKAPLVGTFYQAPSPDASPFVRVNQKVNKGDTLFIVEAMKVMNEIAAPVSGTVVKINVSDATMVEFGQVVMEIQE is encoded by the coding sequence ATGGATCTACGACAGATCAAGAACATTATCAAAGAGTTCGAAGATTCCAAGATTGATAAGTTAGAGATATCCGATAAGGATTTCAGTATAAAATTAGAAAAGAACAAAACGCAAACTATATTTTCTAGTTCTCCTTCCGTTTCTGACAATGGCGTAGCTACTCCGCCGGTAGCTACCCCGTCAGAACAGGTACAACCGGAAGTTGAGGAAAACACCAATGTCTTAGTGAAAGCACCGCTTGTAGGAACATTCTATCAAGCACCTTCACCAGACGCAAGTCCGTTTGTTCGTGTGAATCAAAAAGTGAATAAGGGAGATACACTATTTATCGTTGAAGCAATGAAAGTGATGAATGAGATTGCAGCACCTGTTTCAGGAACTGTCGTAAAAATAAACGTAAGTGATGCGACCATGGTAGAGTTCGGTCAAGTCGTGATGGAAATTCAGGAATAA
- a CDS encoding biotin--[acetyl-CoA-carboxylase] ligase, translating into MMIGNKVCFFQTIDSTNTFMKQHISDYKHGDMLCARIQTAGRGRRDRTWVSTDGNLHTSFLLDTTIQEYQPFEVVMRSSIAVVQMLQQFDVDAMIKYPNDIIVKRHKIAGMLIEKVDNYIIVGLGVNVSFGNTDMYQFHPSSILLETGRFVDYRDVLSSFIDAFNALASSSHEDITQRYKEYSYVIDKYVHIDGQEVLVKDITSAGELLVERDDNTIITLTPNEVSLSNQYE; encoded by the coding sequence ATGATGATTGGAAATAAAGTCTGTTTTTTTCAAACCATCGATTCAACCAACACATTCATGAAACAACACATCAGTGATTACAAACATGGAGATATGCTGTGTGCTCGCATCCAAACGGCGGGTCGTGGTCGACGTGATCGAACGTGGGTTAGTACGGATGGAAACTTACACACGTCATTCTTACTAGACACAACCATTCAAGAATATCAGCCGTTTGAAGTGGTGATGCGTTCGAGTATTGCCGTGGTTCAGATGCTACAGCAATTTGATGTTGATGCGATGATAAAATATCCCAATGATATCATCGTCAAGCGACATAAAATTGCCGGTATGTTAATCGAGAAAGTCGACAACTATATCATCGTTGGTCTAGGTGTTAATGTGTCCTTTGGCAATACGGATATGTACCAGTTTCACCCATCTAGCATTTTACTTGAGACCGGTCGGTTCGTTGATTATCGTGATGTTCTAAGTTCTTTTATTGATGCGTTCAATGCGCTTGCTTCATCTAGCCATGAAGACATTACCCAACGATATAAGGAATATTCCTATGTGATCGATAAATATGTCCATATTGATGGACAAGAAGTTCTAGTGAAGGACATTACATCCGCTGGTGAGTTGCTTGTTGAACGAGATGATAACACAATCATTACGTTGACGCCAAATGAAGTGAGTCTATCCAATCAGTATGAATAA
- the accD gene encoding acetyl-CoA carboxylase, carboxyltransferase subunit beta → MNNLIKAFEKRKQERRSTKPFHHTNYNSTLDVPKGLYEKCSKCKEPVNTKHMAEEQFICSHCGEHFRMRAVDRIKMTVDPGTFIEKGLGYISLNPLFQEGYDEKIKQYQAKTDLDEAYMYGYCKINGQPCVIGVMDSFFLMGSMGSVVGEKVTRSFEYAIYKKLPIIIFTASGGARMQEGIFSLMQMAKTSAAVLKHSDHGYLYISVLTHPTTGGVTASFASLGDITLAEPGALIGFAGPRVIEQTIKQTLPEGFQRSEFLQEKGFVDKVVHRKDMRNTLAQLLKMHRRY, encoded by the coding sequence ATGAATAATTTAATAAAAGCATTTGAAAAGCGAAAACAAGAACGACGTAGTACAAAACCATTTCATCATACCAACTATAATAGCACGTTGGATGTTCCTAAGGGATTATATGAAAAATGTAGTAAGTGTAAAGAACCTGTTAATACAAAACATATGGCAGAAGAACAATTTATATGTTCCCATTGTGGTGAGCATTTCCGGATGCGTGCCGTGGACCGCATCAAGATGACGGTTGATCCGGGGACGTTTATTGAAAAGGGTCTCGGATACATTTCATTAAATCCGTTATTCCAAGAGGGATATGATGAAAAAATCAAACAGTATCAAGCGAAAACCGATCTCGATGAAGCGTATATGTATGGGTACTGTAAAATCAATGGACAACCCTGCGTGATTGGTGTTATGGACAGTTTCTTCCTTATGGGAAGCATGGGTAGTGTTGTTGGTGAAAAGGTCACACGTAGTTTTGAATATGCAATCTATAAAAAACTACCGATTATCATCTTTACCGCTTCCGGTGGTGCTCGGATGCAAGAAGGAATCTTTAGTCTTATGCAAATGGCAAAAACAAGTGCTGCGGTATTAAAACACAGTGATCATGGCTATTTGTATATCAGTGTGTTAACTCATCCAACAACAGGTGGTGTTACCGCTAGTTTTGCATCATTAGGTGATATCACACTCGCGGAACCCGGCGCATTGATTGGATTTGCCGGACCACGAGTCATTGAACAAACAATCAAGCAAACCTTACCAGAAGGTTTCCAACGAAGTGAATTCTTACAGGAAAAAGGGTTTGTAGATAAAGTTGTTCACCGTAAAGACATGCGCAATACCCTTGCGCAATTACTGAAGATGCATCGGAGGTATTAA
- a CDS encoding biotin transporter BioY, with amino-acid sequence MNNRVKELLLIALFPSMMGATAGIAIPLGSLPSITLQTLFVYLAGLILNPRDAGISMLVYVLLGAIGVPIFSGFTGGMGILLSVRGGFIFGFIIVAMFVSIMKNVKILNKTYIDLFLVLVISSLLLYMIGGSYIAFVTKGTIWLVLAGFYVYLIGDFIKIFIAIHAYVRIRSHVTYERR; translated from the coding sequence ATGAATAATCGAGTAAAAGAATTATTGCTGATTGCATTGTTTCCGTCAATGATGGGGGCAACCGCAGGAATCGCGATTCCACTGGGGAGTTTGCCGTCCATTACTCTACAAACGTTATTTGTCTACTTAGCAGGATTAATACTAAATCCGCGAGATGCAGGGATTAGTATGTTGGTGTACGTACTACTAGGAGCGATCGGTGTACCGATATTTAGTGGATTTACTGGAGGTATGGGAATATTGCTCAGTGTTCGAGGTGGATTCATTTTTGGTTTCATAATTGTTGCAATGTTTGTAAGTATTATGAAAAACGTAAAGATTCTAAATAAGACATATATTGACTTATTCCTTGTATTAGTCATTTCTAGCCTGCTGTTATATATGATTGGAGGCTCATATATTGCATTTGTTACAAAAGGAACTATTTGGCTTGTATTAGCCGGATTCTATGTATATTTAATCGGCGATTTTATCAAGATTTTCATCGCCATACATGCATATGTGCGCATACGTTCACACGTAACGTATGAGCGTCGATAA
- the atpC gene encoding ATP synthase F1 subunit epsilon: MKISVVTPHGELYNEDIEYVVVSSKMNGEFAIMKDHIPIISSVDIGYVKMVRDGKELFTVIINGVVEHNNNIINVIAQEAHVGLSKDSALDHLNTVREERIRENKRRNVDFAKAERELKKNVKEAKAGHM, translated from the coding sequence ATGAAAATTAGTGTAGTCACACCACATGGTGAATTGTATAACGAAGACATTGAGTACGTTGTTGTTTCATCGAAAATGAATGGTGAGTTTGCAATCATGAAAGACCATATTCCAATTATTAGTAGTGTTGATATTGGCTATGTTAAAATGGTTCGTGATGGCAAAGAACTGTTTACCGTTATCATAAATGGTGTCGTGGAACACAACAACAATATTATTAATGTTATTGCACAAGAAGCTCATGTAGGGTTATCGAAAGATAGTGCCTTAGATCATTTAAATACGGTTCGTGAAGAACGAATTCGGGAAAACAAGCGACGCAATGTCGACTTTGCCAAAGCCGAACGCGAACTAAAGAAAAACGTAAAAGAGGCGAAAGCCGGACATATGTAA
- the accC gene encoding acetyl-CoA carboxylase biotin carboxylase subunit: MFQKILIANRGEIAVRIIRACKQMGIETVAIYSQADRYSLHVQLADESVCVGGNKSSESYLNMENIVTAAISTGAEAIHPGFGFLSENAKFAELCIECGIRFIGPKASAIHNMGNKSKARQMMMDAGVPVVPGSDGAVASLAEARQLADEIGYPVLIKASAGGGGRGMRVAYTKEEFDNSFETAKSEAKIAFGDDTMYMEKFILNPRHIEFQIIADKYGNVCHLGERDCSIQRRNQKVIEEAPSLISDELRNKMAEAAINAAREVGYENAGTIEFLVSGDEFYFIEMNTRIQVEHPVTEMVTGVDIIQEQIRIASGEALSFTQEDVELKGHAIEVRLNAENPRENFRPSPGTISLVHVPSGHGVRFDSFIYSGYQIPPYYDSMMGKLIVHGKTRLDAIMKMRASLDEVIIDGVDNNRAFCMQILQEDCFVKGETDTGFIAAHLEQLLGYDDHE, encoded by the coding sequence ATGTTTCAAAAAATCCTGATTGCCAACCGTGGTGAAATCGCGGTTCGAATCATTCGTGCTTGTAAACAGATGGGTATCGAAACCGTAGCGATCTACTCTCAAGCAGATCGCTATAGTTTACATGTCCAACTAGCTGATGAAAGTGTATGTGTCGGCGGAAATAAAAGTAGTGAATCCTACCTAAACATGGAGAATATTGTAACGGCTGCCATTTCTACAGGAGCAGAAGCGATTCATCCAGGGTTTGGGTTTTTAAGTGAAAATGCCAAGTTTGCTGAGCTTTGTATCGAATGTGGAATTCGTTTCATCGGACCAAAAGCTTCAGCAATCCACAATATGGGTAATAAATCAAAAGCCCGGCAAATGATGATGGATGCAGGGGTACCCGTTGTTCCGGGAAGTGATGGTGCGGTAGCCAGTTTGGCTGAAGCACGACAACTTGCGGATGAAATTGGTTATCCGGTATTGATTAAAGCCAGTGCGGGTGGTGGCGGACGCGGTATGCGTGTTGCGTACACCAAGGAAGAATTTGATAATAGCTTTGAAACCGCGAAATCAGAAGCGAAAATTGCCTTTGGCGATGATACGATGTATATGGAGAAATTCATTCTAAACCCACGTCATATCGAGTTTCAAATTATTGCCGATAAATATGGCAATGTGTGTCATTTGGGTGAACGGGATTGTTCGATTCAACGACGAAATCAAAAAGTCATTGAAGAAGCACCATCCTTGATCTCGGATGAACTTCGAAACAAGATGGCTGAGGCAGCGATTAATGCTGCTCGAGAAGTCGGTTATGAGAATGCTGGAACCATCGAGTTTTTGGTAAGTGGAGATGAGTTCTATTTTATTGAAATGAATACGCGAATCCAAGTGGAACACCCGGTAACCGAGATGGTAACTGGAGTTGATATTATCCAAGAGCAAATTCGGATTGCAAGTGGTGAAGCATTATCGTTTACGCAAGAGGATGTAGAACTCAAAGGTCATGCGATTGAAGTTCGACTCAATGCTGAAAATCCACGAGAAAATTTCCGACCTAGTCCTGGGACAATATCACTTGTCCATGTACCAAGTGGCCATGGGGTTCGGTTTGACAGTTTTATCTATTCGGGATATCAAATTCCACCCTATTATGATTCGATGATGGGGAAATTGATTGTACATGGAAAAACCAGACTGGATGCAATTATGAAAATGAGAGCATCCTTAGATGAAGTCATCATTGATGGTGTGGATAATAACCGTGCTTTTTGCATGCAAATACTCCAAGAGGATTGCTTTGTCAAAGGAGAAACGGACACAGGATTTATTGCTGCTCATTTGGAGCAATTGTTAGGATATGATGACCATGAATAA